In Meiothermus sp. QL-1, one DNA window encodes the following:
- a CDS encoding cbb3-type cytochrome c oxidase subunit I has product MTFWEALWDLLTTSDHKKVGMIYLVTSFVAFGFSGLMAVAIRWQLAGPERQFLVGDAYNQVLTLHGATMLFFFIIPAGLAGFGNFILPLMLGERDVALPRINAFAAWLFVFSGVLIYTSLFFGGAPDVGWTFYYPFSRTTGIGTDFFMMGVLLVGLSSLLGSANFAATVYNLRAKGMGLWKMPIFVWSIFATSLLSLFALAGITAASLTVLLSRKLGLSLYDPIIGGDPVLYQQFFWFYSHPAVYIMLLPYLGIAAEVASTFARKPVFGYRFMVFALVGIAVVGFLVWAHHMFTVGESLLFQLVFVFFTVLVAVPTGVKIFNLLGTLWGGQLDFKTPLLFLMGFMFNFLLGGITGIMLAVAPFDYQVQDSYFVVAHFHNVLMAGSGFLAFAGLYYWWPKITGRMYPEFWGKVHFWLFLVGYLLAFMPQYVLGFLGMPRRYYTYPDGLYLWNEMNLISTVGAIILGLGGVAWLIAMFESFRQNVKAPDNPWGGYTLEWATSSPPPSYNFAVQFPTVFKSERPLYDWEKEGLKPKPIDPATIHLPAPTIWPFMTAVALFILGVGISLAPNLGTAPVGGLPGWGGWLAVGLLLFFYSLFKWGLRREYDHPVEHHTVTGKSNAWVGMAWFIVSEIALFGILIAGYLYLRLTGAAVPPEDHRPALWLALLNTFFLVASSFTVHAAHHDLRSNKFSPYKLGMLISILLGVAFFLFQVWEFAIASGHYVEALNAAGQSEAARKAALWFNAFFLIVGLHGLHVLIGGTGLVIAYAQGLAGKINNHEQGTLEASSMYWHLVDAVWLFIVTIFYIW; this is encoded by the coding sequence ATGACCTTTTGGGAGGCGCTCTGGGACCTTCTGACCACCAGCGACCACAAGAAGGTAGGGATGATCTACCTGGTCACCTCCTTTGTGGCCTTCGGGTTTTCAGGCCTGATGGCGGTGGCCATCCGCTGGCAGCTTGCTGGCCCCGAGCGGCAGTTTTTGGTTGGGGACGCCTACAACCAGGTGCTCACCCTGCACGGGGCCACCATGCTCTTTTTCTTCATCATCCCAGCAGGGCTGGCAGGTTTTGGCAACTTCATCCTGCCCCTCATGTTGGGCGAGCGGGACGTAGCCCTACCGCGGATTAACGCCTTTGCCGCCTGGCTCTTCGTCTTCTCGGGGGTGCTCATCTACACCTCGCTCTTCTTTGGCGGGGCCCCGGACGTGGGCTGGACCTTCTACTACCCCTTTTCCCGCACTACCGGCATCGGCACCGACTTCTTCATGATGGGGGTGCTGCTGGTAGGCCTGTCGAGCCTGCTGGGCTCGGCCAACTTCGCCGCCACGGTCTACAACCTGCGGGCCAAGGGCATGGGCCTGTGGAAGATGCCCATCTTTGTCTGGAGTATTTTTGCCACCTCCTTGCTCTCGCTCTTTGCCCTGGCGGGCATTACCGCGGCCAGCCTGACCGTGCTACTCTCGCGCAAGCTGGGGCTGAGCCTTTATGACCCCATCATCGGCGGCGACCCGGTGCTCTACCAGCAGTTCTTCTGGTTCTACTCCCACCCGGCGGTCTACATCATGCTGCTCCCTTACCTGGGCATTGCCGCCGAGGTGGCCTCGACCTTTGCCCGCAAGCCGGTCTTCGGCTACCGCTTCATGGTCTTCGCCCTGGTGGGCATCGCGGTGGTGGGCTTCCTGGTCTGGGCGCACCACATGTTCACGGTGGGCGAGAGCCTTCTTTTCCAGCTCGTTTTCGTCTTCTTCACCGTGCTGGTGGCGGTGCCCACAGGGGTGAAGATCTTCAACCTGCTGGGCACTTTGTGGGGCGGCCAGCTCGACTTCAAGACCCCCTTGCTCTTCTTGATGGGCTTCATGTTCAACTTCCTGCTGGGGGGGATTACCGGGATCATGCTGGCGGTGGCGCCCTTCGACTATCAGGTGCAGGACAGCTACTTCGTGGTGGCCCACTTCCACAACGTTCTGATGGCCGGCTCAGGTTTCCTAGCTTTTGCTGGGCTTTACTACTGGTGGCCTAAGATCACCGGGCGGATGTACCCCGAATTCTGGGGCAAGGTGCACTTCTGGCTCTTCTTGGTGGGCTATCTGCTGGCCTTCATGCCCCAGTACGTGCTGGGCTTTTTGGGCATGCCCCGCCGCTACTACACCTACCCCGACGGCCTCTACCTCTGGAACGAGATGAACCTCATCTCCACCGTGGGGGCCATCATCCTTGGGCTGGGGGGTGTCGCCTGGCTTATCGCCATGTTTGAGAGCTTCCGCCAAAACGTGAAGGCCCCCGACAACCCCTGGGGGGGCTATACCCTCGAGTGGGCCACCTCCTCGCCGCCGCCTTCGTACAACTTTGCCGTGCAGTTCCCCACGGTCTTCAAATCCGAACGGCCCCTCTACGACTGGGAGAAGGAGGGCCTGAAGCCCAAGCCCATCGACCCTGCCACCATTCACCTGCCAGCTCCCACCATCTGGCCCTTTATGACCGCGGTGGCCCTGTTCATCCTAGGGGTGGGCATTTCGCTGGCCCCTAACCTCGGGACGGCCCCGGTGGGCGGCCTGCCAGGGTGGGGCGGCTGGCTGGCGGTGGGCCTCCTCCTCTTCTTCTATAGCCTCTTCAAGTGGGGCCTGCGCCGCGAGTACGACCACCCGGTGGAGCACCACACCGTGACCGGTAAGTCCAATGCCTGGGTGGGGATGGCTTGGTTCATCGTCTCAGAAATTGCCCTCTTCGGCATCCTGATCGCGGGCTATCTGTACCTGCGCCTCACCGGGGCCGCGGTGCCGCCGGAGGACCACCGCCCGGCCTTGTGGCTGGCCCTTCTCAACACCTTCTTCCTGGTTGCGAGCTCCTTTACCGTGCACGCTGCCCACCACGACCTGCGCAGCAACAAGTTCTCCCCCTACAAGCTGGGGATGCTCATCAGCATCCTCCTGGGGGTGGCCTTCTTCCTCTTCCAAGTTTGGGAGTTTGCCATCGCCTCGGGCCACTATGTGGAGGCCCTGAACGCGGCCGGTCAGTCGGAGGCGGCCCGCAAGGCGGCGCTTTGGTTCAACGCCTTCTTCCTCATCGTGGGCCTCCACGGGCTGCACGTGCTCATCGGGGGGACCGGGCTGGTGATTGCCTACGCCCAGGGCCTGGCGGGCAAGATCAACAACCACGAGCAGGGCACCCTCGAGGCCTCCTCGATGTACTGGCACCTGGTGGATGCGGTTTGGCTCTTCATTGTGACCATCTTCTACATCTGGTAG
- the coxB gene encoding cytochrome c oxidase subunit II: MLQRGLSWLILLLGLALAAEPGQAGGHVLNIIDPEASAFNREVRGLLVWVMGFAALVFVVVIGALTYVVIKFRRTGKETSEPEQIHGNDRLEVIWTVIPTIIVLIIFGLTARSMFRLDQPTPGAMVVEVRGWQFWWDFIYRDYGVRNSNELVLPVGRPVRFEVTGGDGQNYDVIHSFRITSMVGARDAIPGVVTHIEVTPEKIGTYYGQCVELCGASHANMRFRVKVVSQEEFDRWIEGAKAYQATPPADPVLARGEELFKQQCAACHAIKGVSQGLPQNPDLTFFGNRTTVGAGMWPNTPEFLERWIKNSPGMKPGVKMPAYPTMSDEDVKAIAAYLMSHKVEGLDFSNLDRF; encoded by the coding sequence ATGCTGCAACGAGGTCTGAGTTGGCTCATCCTACTTCTTGGGCTAGCCCTGGCGGCCGAGCCCGGCCAGGCAGGGGGTCATGTTCTCAACATCATCGACCCGGAGGCCTCGGCCTTCAACCGCGAGGTGCGGGGGCTGCTGGTCTGGGTGATGGGCTTTGCTGCCCTGGTTTTCGTGGTGGTGATCGGGGCGCTGACCTATGTGGTCATCAAGTTCCGCCGCACTGGAAAGGAGACCTCGGAGCCTGAGCAAATACACGGAAATGACCGGCTCGAGGTCATCTGGACGGTGATTCCTACCATCATCGTGCTCATCATCTTTGGTCTCACCGCCCGGAGCATGTTCCGCCTCGACCAACCTACCCCGGGCGCTATGGTGGTGGAGGTCCGGGGCTGGCAGTTCTGGTGGGACTTCATCTACAGAGACTATGGGGTGCGCAACTCCAACGAGCTCGTGCTTCCGGTAGGCAGGCCGGTGCGCTTTGAGGTCACTGGAGGGGATGGCCAGAACTACGACGTGATCCACTCCTTCCGCATTACCAGCATGGTGGGGGCCCGCGACGCCATTCCGGGGGTGGTCACCCACATCGAGGTGACCCCGGAAAAAATCGGTACCTACTATGGGCAGTGCGTGGAGCTGTGCGGGGCCTCCCACGCCAACATGCGCTTCCGCGTAAAGGTGGTTTCGCAGGAGGAGTTTGACCGCTGGATCGAGGGGGCCAAGGCCTACCAGGCCACCCCGCCAGCCGACCCCGTCCTGGCTCGAGGGGAGGAGCTCTTCAAGCAGCAGTGCGCAGCCTGCCACGCCATCAAGGGGGTTTCCCAGGGGCTGCCGCAGAACCCCGATCTCACCTTCTTTGGCAACCGTACCACTGTGGGGGCGGGGATGTGGCCCAACACCCCGGAATTCCTGGAGCGCTGGATCAAGAACTCCCCTGGCATGAAACCCGGGGTCAAGATGCCGGCCTACCCCACGATGTCGGATGAGGACGTCAAGGCCATCGCCGCCTACCTGATGAGCCACAAGGTGGAGGGCCTGGACTTCAGCAATCTGGATAGGTTCTAG
- a CDS encoding zinc-binding dehydrogenase has protein sequence MRGLLFTPSIPRYALARLLGKRYPPQALPLQLVTLPEPARTPGFERLKVRLSGICGSDLALLYGKQAPTLSGMFSFPAVLGHEILAELGGVRVVVNPVLACLERGLPDCPVCAQGLDHLCENVAEGSLAPGMVGFCRDLGGGWAERMVAHRERILPVDERVPDERAVLAEPAAVVLHGLRQAWGQAEGFAWPSRVLVIGAGTIGLLTIRLLRVLGFSGPLYAVARHPHQAELAQRFGASQVFPSAQAAQEAAGARRYRGILGASSWRGGFEGVVEASGSPGGLQEASWAVREGGRVLLLGAPATAFHDFSPYWFREVHLVGSYAYSWDDFAQTVKLLPELEGLEALVTHRFPLEAWPEAIKTAASRRGIKVVFKP, from the coding sequence ATGCGGGGACTCCTCTTCACCCCCTCGATTCCCCGCTACGCCCTGGCCCGGCTGCTGGGCAAGCGCTACCCCCCCCAGGCCCTCCCCCTGCAGCTTGTCACCCTGCCCGAGCCCGCCCGCACGCCGGGCTTTGAGCGGCTCAAGGTAAGGCTTTCAGGCATTTGCGGCAGCGACCTGGCCCTGCTTTACGGAAAGCAGGCCCCTACCCTCTCAGGGATGTTCTCCTTTCCGGCCGTGCTGGGTCATGAAATCCTGGCCGAGCTGGGGGGCGTGCGGGTGGTGGTGAACCCGGTGCTGGCCTGCCTCGAGCGGGGCCTCCCCGACTGCCCGGTCTGTGCTCAGGGCCTCGACCACCTCTGCGAGAACGTGGCCGAGGGCAGCCTGGCCCCGGGCATGGTGGGCTTTTGCCGCGATCTGGGGGGGGGCTGGGCTGAGCGCATGGTCGCTCACCGTGAGCGCATCCTGCCGGTGGACGAACGGGTACCTGATGAACGGGCCGTGCTCGCAGAACCCGCAGCGGTGGTGCTCCATGGGCTGCGCCAGGCCTGGGGGCAGGCCGAAGGCTTTGCGTGGCCCAGTCGGGTGTTGGTAATCGGGGCGGGGACCATCGGGCTTCTGACCATTCGGCTGCTGCGGGTGCTGGGGTTTTCGGGGCCCCTTTATGCCGTAGCCCGCCACCCCCACCAGGCCGAGCTGGCCCAAAGGTTCGGAGCCAGCCAGGTCTTCCCCTCAGCCCAGGCTGCCCAGGAGGCCGCCGGCGCTCGGCGCTACCGGGGCATTCTGGGGGCTTCCTCCTGGCGCGGCGGCTTCGAGGGGGTGGTGGAGGCCTCGGGCTCCCCCGGCGGCCTGCAGGAGGCGAGCTGGGCAGTGCGCGAGGGGGGGCGGGTGCTGCTCCTGGGGGCCCCGGCCACCGCTTTTCACGATTTCTCGCCCTACTGGTTCCGCGAGGTGCACCTGGTAGGGAGTTATGCGTATAGCTGGGACGACTTCGCCCAAACGGTCAAGCTGCTTCCCGAGCTGGAGGGGCTCGAGGCCCTGGTCACCCACCGCTTCCCCCTGGAGGCCTGGCCTGAGGCCATCAAAACCGCAGCCTCCCGGCGGGGCATTAAAGTGGTCTTCAAGCCATAG
- a CDS encoding GNAT family acetyltransferase, whose protein sequence is MPIREFRMEDYSSVIALWQSAGLELNPSDSFEGLKKKLERDPDLFLVLEEDGQILGALLAGFDGRRGWLYHMAIHPFGQGQGWGKRMLEELEARLRAKGCLKLNLLVEPSYSGAEEFFERLGYRRDELIFMEKWLG, encoded by the coding sequence ATGCCCATCCGCGAGTTTAGAATGGAGGACTACTCCAGCGTGATCGCCCTATGGCAGAGCGCAGGCCTCGAGCTCAACCCCTCGGACAGCTTTGAGGGGCTGAAGAAGAAGCTCGAGCGCGACCCCGATTTGTTCTTGGTGCTGGAGGAGGATGGCCAGATCCTGGGGGCCCTCCTGGCCGGCTTCGATGGGCGGCGGGGCTGGCTTTACCACATGGCCATCCACCCTTTTGGCCAGGGGCAGGGCTGGGGCAAGCGGATGCTGGAGGAGCTCGAGGCCCGCCTCAGGGCCAAAGGCTGCCTGAAACTCAACCTTCTGGTCGAACCCTCCTACAGCGGCGCGGAGGAATTCTTTGAGCGGCTGGGCTACCGGCGCGACGAACTCATCTTCATGGAGAAGTGGCTGGGCTAG
- a CDS encoding zinc-dependent alcohol dehydrogenase family protein — MRLEKVGEPLHLREVERPEPTGKQLLLRVRACGVCRTDLHIFEGELPHPKLPLVLGHEIVGEVVAVGPEARRFRVGERVGVPWLGATCGACRYCRGGQENLCDKALFTGYTLDGGYAEYALAQEDYCFAIPAGYSDLEAAPLLCAGLIGYRAYRLAGEGVERIGLYGFGAAAHLIAQVAVHQGREVYAFTRPGDTQAQALARRLGAVWAGGSDQLPPEPLDAALIFAPVGALVPQALRATRRGGVVVCAGIHMSDIPAFPYALLWEERSVRSVANLTRQDGEEFLALARAAGVRPQTMPFALEEANQALRALKEGRVHGAAVLLP; from the coding sequence ATGCGGCTGGAGAAGGTGGGAGAGCCCCTTCACCTGCGGGAGGTGGAGCGGCCCGAGCCCACCGGAAAGCAGCTCCTCCTGCGGGTGCGGGCCTGCGGGGTCTGCCGCACCGACCTCCACATCTTCGAGGGGGAGCTGCCCCATCCCAAGCTGCCCCTGGTGCTGGGGCACGAGATCGTGGGGGAGGTAGTGGCGGTGGGGCCGGAGGCGCGCCGCTTCAGGGTGGGGGAGCGGGTGGGGGTGCCCTGGCTGGGCGCTACCTGTGGGGCCTGCCGCTACTGCCGGGGAGGCCAGGAGAACCTCTGCGATAAAGCCCTCTTCACCGGCTACACCCTGGACGGGGGGTATGCCGAGTATGCCCTGGCCCAGGAGGACTACTGCTTTGCTATTCCAGCAGGCTACAGCGACCTCGAGGCCGCTCCTTTGCTCTGCGCGGGGCTCATCGGCTACCGGGCCTACCGTCTGGCTGGGGAGGGGGTGGAGCGGATTGGGCTTTACGGTTTTGGGGCGGCCGCCCACCTCATTGCCCAGGTTGCGGTCCACCAGGGCCGGGAGGTTTACGCCTTCACCCGGCCCGGGGATACCCAGGCCCAGGCCCTGGCCCGGAGGCTCGGGGCGGTCTGGGCCGGCGGCTCCGACCAGCTGCCCCCCGAGCCCCTGGACGCGGCGCTGATCTTCGCCCCGGTGGGGGCGCTGGTGCCCCAGGCCCTGAGGGCCACCCGGCGGGGCGGGGTGGTGGTTTGCGCGGGCATCCACATGAGCGATATCCCGGCCTTCCCCTACGCCCTGCTTTGGGAGGAGCGGAGCGTGCGTTCCGTGGCCAACCTGACCCGCCAGGATGGGGAGGAGTTTTTGGCTTTGGCCCGGGCGGCAGGGGTGCGGCCCCAGACCATGCCTTTTGCCCTGGAGGAGGCCAACCAGGCCCTAAGGGCCCTTAAGGAGGGCCGGGTGCACGGGGCTGCGGTCCTTCTGCCCTAG
- a CDS encoding folylpolyglutamate synthase/dihydrofolate synthase family protein, with protein MTYSEALNWLFSQTRAGAPRGLGRIRGLLERLGHPEALFSAVHVIGTNGKGSVVAYLEAAFRAAKEAFGATSSPHLVDFRERIRTHLGLIPEGEVLEFVRWAQEERFLEPPAFFDLTTALAFRHFAQKGVRIAAVEAGVGGALDATNVLPRVRLTVITNIGEDHLETLGGSLEGVARDKAGAIRPEVPVVTGAQGVGLEVVRALARERGAPLYVLSEEELFALPTAPALPGRFQQQNARLAAAALRLLGYEEAAIARGLAAAFHPGRMQRLEYRGVPVVLDGAHNPPAARALAEEFEGFHLVFGAFPRKDYASTLGALLPKTKSLRYAWAGRGALRGAELQRVRASPYFEDPLEALEHAAAAARQEPWPVLVTGSLYLVGAVLEGLGLSAWTAPEVGP; from the coding sequence GTGACCTATTCCGAGGCGCTCAACTGGCTTTTTTCCCAGACCCGGGCGGGCGCTCCCCGGGGGCTCGGCCGCATCCGGGGGCTGCTGGAACGCTTGGGCCATCCTGAGGCGCTCTTTTCCGCGGTGCACGTGATCGGCACCAACGGCAAGGGCAGCGTGGTGGCCTATCTGGAGGCAGCCTTCCGGGCAGCAAAGGAGGCCTTTGGGGCCACCAGCAGCCCTCACCTGGTGGACTTTCGCGAGCGGATCCGCACCCACCTGGGCCTCATCCCCGAAGGCGAGGTGCTGGAGTTTGTGCGCTGGGCGCAGGAGGAGCGCTTCCTCGAGCCGCCAGCCTTCTTCGACCTCACCACCGCTCTGGCCTTCCGGCACTTCGCCCAAAAGGGGGTCCGGATTGCCGCGGTGGAGGCCGGGGTGGGCGGAGCGCTAGACGCCACCAATGTGCTTCCCCGGGTGCGGCTTACGGTGATTACCAACATCGGCGAGGACCACCTGGAGACCCTGGGGGGTTCGCTGGAGGGGGTAGCGCGGGACAAGGCCGGGGCCATCCGGCCCGAAGTGCCGGTGGTGACCGGGGCTCAGGGGGTGGGGCTGGAGGTGGTCCGGGCCCTGGCCCGCGAGCGCGGGGCCCCTTTGTACGTGCTTTCTGAAGAAGAGCTTTTCGCCCTGCCCACGGCCCCGGCCCTGCCCGGCCGCTTCCAGCAGCAGAACGCCCGGCTGGCCGCGGCCGCTCTGCGCCTTTTGGGCTACGAGGAAGCAGCAATTGCCCGGGGCCTCGCCGCGGCCTTTCACCCTGGCCGCATGCAGCGGCTGGAGTACAGGGGGGTCCCGGTGGTGCTGGATGGGGCCCACAATCCGCCGGCCGCGCGGGCCCTAGCGGAGGAGTTCGAGGGCTTTCATCTGGTGTTCGGCGCCTTTCCGCGCAAGGACTACGCTTCGACTTTGGGGGCCCTGCTCCCCAAGACCAAAAGCCTCCGCTACGCCTGGGCAGGCCGGGGGGCCCTGCGCGGGGCGGAGTTGCAGCGGGTTCGGGCCTCACCCTACTTTGAGGACCCCCTGGAGGCCCTGGAGCATGCTGCCGCGGCGGCCCGCCAGGAGCCCTGGCCAGTTCTGGTGACCGGCTCTTTGTATTTGGTGGGGGCGGTGCTGGAAGGCCTCGGCCTCTCGGCTTGGACGGCTCCGGAGGTGGGTCCCTAG
- a CDS encoding VWA domain-containing protein: protein MLWALLLLPLLGWLYWRLVYQGRADGFVLYPNLAPLARLAEPLWKRHLSAGLYGLALLLALLALARPQAVLPVPDSLATVIVTIDISLSMRAQDIEPDRITAAKKEAQNFVRALPDGIKVGLVSFAGYATLEVAPTTDHERVVEQIELLQMARRTAIGDGLLESLRAIPVGADGKPLGPSTVVLLSDGRNNTGTDPLDAAAFAKEMGVTVHTIGLGRRGDPNAPPSGSEWGWGGYWMQFDEETLRAIAEATGGQYFAAESAEALRQAYRSLSRVVGWRPQRTEVSGLFGLAAGVFLAGSLLLAQWRRRVV, encoded by the coding sequence ATGCTCTGGGCGCTCCTGCTCCTGCCCCTCCTGGGCTGGCTCTACTGGCGCCTGGTCTACCAGGGGCGGGCGGATGGCTTTGTGCTCTACCCCAACCTGGCCCCGCTGGCCCGGCTGGCCGAGCCGCTTTGGAAGCGCCACCTGAGCGCGGGGCTCTATGGTCTGGCGCTCTTGCTGGCCCTGCTGGCATTGGCCCGTCCTCAGGCGGTTTTGCCGGTGCCCGACAGCCTGGCCACGGTGATTGTGACCATCGATATCAGCCTTTCCATGCGGGCCCAGGACATCGAGCCCGACCGCATCACCGCAGCCAAAAAGGAGGCCCAGAACTTTGTCCGCGCCCTGCCTGACGGAATCAAGGTGGGCCTGGTGAGCTTTGCCGGCTATGCCACCCTGGAGGTGGCCCCCACCACCGACCACGAGCGGGTGGTGGAGCAGATCGAGCTCTTGCAGATGGCCCGCCGCACCGCCATTGGGGACGGGCTGCTGGAGAGCCTCCGGGCCATCCCTGTGGGCGCCGATGGGAAGCCTTTGGGCCCCTCAACGGTGGTTTTGCTCTCGGACGGGCGCAACAACACCGGCACGGACCCGCTCGACGCCGCCGCCTTTGCCAAGGAGATGGGGGTGACGGTGCACACCATTGGGCTGGGCCGCCGGGGAGACCCCAACGCGCCCCCGAGCGGGAGCGAGTGGGGCTGGGGGGGGTACTGGATGCAGTTCGACGAGGAGACCCTGCGGGCCATCGCCGAGGCCACTGGGGGGCAGTACTTTGCCGCGGAGTCGGCCGAGGCTTTGCGGCAGGCCTACCGCAGCCTGAGCCGGGTGGTGGGCTGGCGGCCCCAGCGGACTGAGGTGAGCGGTCTTTTTGGCCTGGCAGCCGGGGTTTTTCTAGCCGGTAGCCTCCTGCTGGCCCAGTGGCGGCGCAGGGTGGTGTGA
- a CDS encoding uracil-DNA glycosylase has product MRLEALHNELVACRRCARLVAWREQVGQEKRAAYRSWVYWARPVPGFGDPEAWLLIFGLAPGAHGSNRTGRPFTGDASGDFLYPALYRAGLANQPSSTHPGDGLVLRGVYITAAVRCAPPGNRPTAEELAACAEWTRRELGLLGRVRVYLALGRIAHQALLGYLGLPRAAYPFAHGRAYRLKEAFLLCSYHVSRQNTQTGRLTAAMFDQVLAQAKALAGL; this is encoded by the coding sequence ATGCGGCTCGAGGCCCTCCACAACGAGCTGGTGGCCTGTCGGCGCTGCGCCCGCCTGGTGGCCTGGCGGGAGCAGGTGGGCCAGGAAAAGCGCGCCGCTTACCGCAGCTGGGTCTACTGGGCCAGGCCGGTGCCCGGCTTCGGCGATCCAGAGGCCTGGCTGCTCATCTTTGGCCTGGCCCCCGGGGCCCACGGCTCCAACCGCACCGGCCGCCCCTTTACCGGGGACGCCTCGGGGGACTTCCTGTACCCAGCGCTCTACCGGGCCGGGCTGGCCAACCAGCCCAGCTCCACCCACCCCGGCGATGGGCTGGTGCTGCGGGGGGTCTACATCACCGCAGCGGTGCGCTGCGCCCCGCCAGGTAACCGCCCCACAGCGGAGGAGCTCGCCGCCTGCGCCGAGTGGACCCGGCGGGAGCTGGGCCTTCTGGGGCGGGTGCGGGTATACCTGGCCCTGGGGCGGATAGCCCACCAGGCCTTGCTGGGCTACCTGGGCCTCCCCCGGGCAGCCTACCCCTTTGCCCACGGCCGGGCCTACCGGCTAAAGGAGGCCTTCCTTCTCTGCTCCTACCACGTAAGCCGACAAAACACCCAGACCGGCCGGCTCACGGCGGCCATGTTCGACCAGGTCCTGGCCCAGGCCAAGGCCCTGGCTGGGCTCTGA